Proteins from one Candidatus Margulisiibacteriota bacterium genomic window:
- a CDS encoding oligosaccharide flippase family protein encodes METQIKKENIRQRAYLNSVTAWIDTVVKLVVRFIIDPIIISFLGGTLYGVWQILNQLNSYLATADLRAATALKWIIAKERTVRTDHELKQSVSSSLFTNVLFLPLYLLAGVIIIYIAPFVTKVESDQFLLVRQTSAIMVFSFILTQFFFLFESVLTGMNLSYKRMGIRAIITIITGVLIYILLKIGFSIDGLAIVNVFTSIATGLTFAWIVKKVVPWFGFVKVKIKQVFDFVKLSGWFMADKIVTLLNESIDLILLGYFAGPEYAASYTVSRFVIQALVSLFRSGQGAITPGITRFIGEKQFEKIIYFRRSMIIMNWFILGIAGTLVILFNKSFVSLWTEQKLFAGFYETFLIVLFTLLKSLQTIDGSIITMNLDLKKKILYSTVSAVLTIVLAAFLIPVMQINGLLMALIIGILFQIIVFSLLAEKILDMKGFICDLLFSRLSIITLIILSSSIYFAQHIVANNWFTLILFGLISSVIVVSISWFLALNKTNRRFIIENVRRIKPTKFD; translated from the coding sequence TTGGAAACTCAGATAAAAAAAGAAAATATAAGGCAAAGAGCTTATTTAAACTCTGTAACTGCCTGGATTGATACGGTTGTTAAACTTGTTGTGCGTTTTATAATTGACCCAATTATAATTTCTTTTTTAGGGGGTACATTGTACGGGGTATGGCAAATTTTAAATCAGTTAAACAGCTATTTAGCCACCGCCGATTTAAGGGCTGCCACCGCCTTAAAATGGATAATTGCAAAAGAAAGAACGGTACGAACCGACCACGAGTTAAAACAATCTGTCTCATCATCACTCTTTACTAACGTGTTGTTTTTACCATTATACCTTCTTGCAGGTGTAATTATTATTTACATTGCACCTTTTGTGACAAAAGTTGAAAGTGATCAATTTCTTTTGGTACGCCAAACATCTGCCATAATGGTTTTTTCCTTCATCTTAACTCAATTCTTTTTTCTTTTTGAATCGGTTTTAACCGGGATGAATCTTTCTTATAAAAGAATGGGGATCAGAGCAATTATAACTATCATCACAGGAGTTTTAATATACATACTCCTGAAAATTGGTTTTAGCATAGATGGTTTGGCAATTGTGAATGTTTTTACTTCCATTGCAACAGGTTTAACATTTGCCTGGATTGTAAAAAAAGTTGTACCATGGTTTGGATTTGTAAAAGTTAAAATAAAGCAGGTTTTTGACTTTGTTAAACTGAGTGGCTGGTTTATGGCCGATAAAATTGTTACACTATTAAACGAATCAATAGACCTAATCCTTCTGGGCTACTTTGCAGGACCAGAATATGCTGCTTCCTACACAGTATCGCGTTTTGTTATACAGGCATTGGTAAGTCTGTTTAGAAGTGGACAAGGTGCAATAACACCGGGTATAACCAGATTTATTGGAGAAAAGCAATTCGAAAAAATTATTTATTTCAGAAGATCAATGATTATTATGAACTGGTTTATTTTAGGGATTGCAGGCACATTGGTTATTCTGTTTAATAAATCGTTTGTAAGTCTTTGGACTGAACAAAAACTTTTTGCCGGATTCTACGAAACTTTTTTAATTGTTTTATTTACACTCCTGAAATCACTTCAAACCATAGACGGGTCAATTATAACAATGAATTTAGATTTAAAAAAGAAAATTTTGTATTCAACGGTTTCTGCAGTTTTAACTATTGTATTGGCTGCTTTTCTGATTCCTGTAATGCAAATTAATGGGTTATTAATGGCATTGATAATCGGAATATTATTTCAAATTATTGTTTTTTCGTTACTTGCAGAAAAAATTTTAGACATGAAAGGTTTTATCTGTGATTTATTATTTTCCAGATTATCAATTATTACGCTAATTATTTTAAGTAGTTCAATTTACTTCGCGCAACATATAGTTGCAAACAATTGGTTTACATTGATATTATTTGGTTTAATTTCATCGGTTATTGTTGTTTCTATTTCCTGGTTCTTAGCACTTAATAAAACAAACCGAAGATTTATTATAGAAAATGTGAGAAGAATTAAACCCACAAAATTTGATTAA